From Oncorhynchus keta strain PuntledgeMale-10-30-2019 chromosome 8, Oket_V2, whole genome shotgun sequence:
atagtttagatgatcaattatgtatacattaatGATTAGAACCATTCAtgctaatactattatgttatgatttgaaaagtatgggttcttaattgtactgttactgaaaatgtaagcagaaatgaattgtgtctgtgtctcctgggaaAGTTTTAAGCAGGGATAAGATAGTTTTTcaaacagataagaatgttttggtTGGATTCCATTAGTAGAGAGAAGTATATCCTTTAGGCAGGTTGGAATGTAGTTTATGAGGGGAGTGAAACTACGCCAGGACCGAATACTACGCCATTGTAAGGCTGGGAGAGGGGGTGtaactgatgacgtcattttatgtcTTCTTTagatttaaaatgtaatgttctttgtattttgggtgagtactcatcaagaataaatgctgaacttgtttttaagactggtctcttgctaattcatgcaaatgataaacttacaacttatcatgaattagaaatgagtgcgaatttaattggttttggcaataaaacataagGGAATTTAAAATTCCTCTAtcagctatttacagatgggttatgtacagctgcagcaatcggttagctgctcagatagctgatgtttaaagttagtgagggaaatataagtctccagcttcagcgatttttgcaattcgttccagtcattggcagcagagaactggaaggaaaggcagctaaAGCAGGTGtcggctttggggatgaccagtgatatgtacctgctggagcgcgtactacgggtgggtgttgttatcgtgaccagtgaggtgagataaggcggagctttacctagcatagacttatagatgacctggagccagtgggtctggcgacaaatatgtagcgagggccagccgactagagcatacaagtcacagtggtggggggtgtaaggggctttggtgacaaaacggatggcactgtgatagactgtatccagtttgctaagtagaatattggaagctattttgtaaataacatcgccaaagtcgaggatcggtaggatagtcagttttacgagggtatgtttgacagcgtgactaaaggaggctttgttgcgaaataggaagccgattctacatttaattttggattggagatgtttaatatgagtctggaaggatagtttacagtctagccagacacctaggtatttgtagttgtccacatgttctaagtcagaaccgtccagagtagtgatgctaatcgggcgggcgggtgtgggcagcgatcagttgaaaagcatgcatttggttttactcgtgtttaagagcagtttgaggccatggaaggagtgttgtatggcattgaagctcgtctggaggttagttaacacagtgtccaaagaagggccagatgtctacagaatggtgtcgtctgcgtagagatgtatcagggaatcaccagcagcaagagcgacatcgttgatatatacagagaaaatagtcggcccgagaattgaaccctgtgctaccccatagagactaccagaggtgcggacaacaggccctccggttTGAGTGTGTTCCACACTTTACAGTGTtccacactgaactctgtctgagaagtagttggtgaaccaggcgaggcagtcatttgagaaaccaaggctgttgagtctgccgataagaatacgttgattgacagagtcaaaagccttcgCCAGATTGATGAAGACAgatgcacagtactgtcttttatcgatggcggttatgatatcgtttagtaccttgagcgtggctgaggtgcacccgtgaccagctcagaaaccagattgcacagcggagaaggtacggtgggattcgaaatggtcagtgatctgtttattaaacgggctttcgaagactttagaaaggcagggcaggatggatataggtctataacagtttgggtctagagtgtcaccccctttgacgagggggatgaccgcggcagttttacaatctttagggatctcggacgatacgaaagagaggttgaacagactggtaataggggttgcaacaatgccgacggataattttagaaagagggggtccagattgtctagcccagctggtttgtacgggtccaggttttgcagctctttcagatcatctgctatctggatttgggtgaaggagaagcgggcgagacttgggcaagtagctgcggggggtgaggagctgttggccgaggttgggctagccaggaggaaagcatggccagccgtggagaaatgcttcttgaaattctcgattatcgtggatttattggtggtgacagtgttacctagcctcagtgcagtgggcagctgggaggaggtcctcttattctccatggactttacagtgttccaaaactgttttggagttagagctacaggatgcaaatttcggtttgaaaaagctagcgcgtgtattggttcctgacttccctgaaaagttgcatatcgcagtggactattcaatgctagtgCAGttcgccacaggatgtttttgtgctggtcaaggacagtcaggtctggagtgaaccaagggctagaTCTGTTCTTAGTCTACATtctttgaaaggggcatgcttatttaagatggtgaggaaattacttttaaagaacgaccaggcatcctcgtCTGACGGGAtttggtcaatatccttccaggatacctgggccaggtagattagaaaggcctgctcgcagaagtgtttaaggaagcgtttgacagtggtgaggggtggttgtttgaccgtggacccatagcggatgcaggcaatgaggcagtgatcgctgagatcctgattgaaaacagtaTTTGAAGTTGGTCacgataatatctatgagggtgcccatgtttacggatttagggttgtacctggtgggttccttgatcatttgtgtgagattgagggcatctagcttagattgtaggactgccgggatGTTAAGCATAtaacagtttaggtcacctaacagtacaaactctgaagatagatggggggcaatcaattcacatatggtgtccagggcacagctgggagttgaggggggtctataacaggcggcaaagtgagagacttatttctggagagattcatttttaaaattagaagctcgaactgtttgggcgtagacctggatagtatgacataactttgcaggctatctctggagtagattgcaactcctccccctttggcagttcttttggacggaaaatgttgtagttagttATGGAACTCTCCAaattgttggtggccttcctaaaccagaattcagacacagcaaggacatcagggttggcggagtgtgatAAAGCATTGAGTAAaataaacttagggaggaggcttctgatgttaacatgcatgaaacaaaCGCTTTTTcaggttacagaagtcaacaaatgagagtacctggggacacgcagggcctgggttaacctccacatcacccgaggaacagaggaggagtaggatgagggtacggctaaaggctatcaaaactggtcgtctagtgaggttggggacagagaatacaATGAGCAGATTTCTgtgcgtggtagaatagattcagggcataatgtacagacaggggtatggtggggtgcaggTACAGTGGAGGGAAGTGGGATTGGTTTTTACAGTAGTGTTGCAGTCCTCTGAATGCTTGGGAGTGTAGAGGCAGGATGATACTTGTCCCTGTGTTGCTGTCAGCCCCTTCTAGGGAACTCTGGAGGAGACATGGGTGTGCCCATAATATAGGTGAGGCTGAAAAGTGTGTACCTGCCTACAACAGACAGGAAACAGCACGTTTGTGAGTGGAGGGGGCGTTCATGATCGCCTGATTAGGACAATTGGCAAATAAACGTGTGTAATAACATCCCACTTGgcacaccactttattttaaagtGAAAATGTGTGTCATTTGtggttgagacgttgatcaatAAGATTTAAACCTTTATTCACTCACTCAAAAAGACTGAAGTTTTTaaaattcccaatgtgttatcactaagtttacaacacaaccaaatatcaacatttaaaggcGATGTATCTAATGCTTGAATAGTTTCATCAGAGCCACTGGCCTAATTCTattctttaacttttatttttggtTTATTTGGAGACTGTTAATATTATTTGATAAATTCTTGACAAGTTAATAAACTGTTTACTGAATTGcaaaagtgatattgaattgtgtttggttgtcaacgcaaccaaatatcaacataaGAAGAAGATGTATATTatgtgccactgacttagtctgactttaattccagtttgtttaCAAAATAATATTTGATCAATTGGATTCTCCAtttcaaccaaaaatctaagttaaagaataggaataaatcaaatcaaactgtaactgcattttaaataaagtttgattgatttagtcctattcttcaacttagatttttggttgaaatggagatgtgaatccaacatattcaTTATTAACATGAGGATTACATTTGACATCAATCAAAGCATGAAAACCCTAggcttacagtgcattcagaaagtattcaaacctctTGATATTttccacattacagccttattctaaaattgattaaataaaattcaatcttcatcaatctacacacaatacaccataattaaaaaacaaaacaggtttttagaactgttagcaaatttattacaagaaaaatacatttatttacataagtattcggactgtttgctatgagactcgaaattgagctcaggtgcatcctgtttccattgatcatccttgagatgtttctacaacctgattggagtccacctgtggtaaattcaattgattggacatgatttggaaaggcacacacctttctatataaggtctcacagttgacagtgcatgtcagagcaaaaaccaagccatgaggttaaagGAATTGTTTGTAGAGTCACGAGACAGGATTTTGTAAATGCACATATaggtggaagggtaccaaaacattgctgcaacattgaaggtccccaagaacacagtggccttcatcattcttaagtggaggacgtttggaaccaccaagactttttcTAGAGTTGgcagcctggccaaactgagcaatcagggcagaagagccttggtcaatgaggtgagcaagaacccgatggtcactctgacatagctccagagttcctctgtggagatgggaggacctacgagaaggacaaccatctctgcagcactctaccaatccggcctttatggtggagtggcctgacggaagccactcctcagtaaaaggcacatgacagcccgtttgacaacgcaggagtgacaagtctctgaatgtccttgagtggcctagccagagatcttgggtgtttcaacaaagtacaaaGAAAAGGGTAAATGTGatatgtaaatgtgttatttttcatttgtaataaatttgctaaaatgtctaaccctgtttttgcttggtcattatatgtgtgtagattgatgaggaaaaaagcccaattgaatccattttagaataaggctgtaacgtaacaaaaatgtggaaaaagtcaaggggtctgaatactttccaaatgcactgtatgtattgtctatttttagttgaaCCCTGGGGTTTAAAAACAAGAGCTGTTGATGACTGCAAATGCTACAGTATATAGGCCAAAATAGTATCATTGATGAAATACTGGATGATTTGTAAAGTCTGCTTACACTTCATTTGCTCTGTTAAGCCTTCCCTTTAGAATGACTCTGATAGCTACAGTGAATCTAGTCactatatttacattttaggcCTTTAACAGGCACATTGACAGTTTTAACCTGGTGTATtggaaccagcaacctttcagtttctggcccaacgttcttaaccgataggctacctgtcgcccactTATTAAGAGATCTCTCAATAATCATTCTCACGATAGCACATTGGTAGTAGTGGGTGACAAATATCAAAGATAAGTGGGGcagggcttggttaaaaccctggaggGGGGACATAATGGATAGATGTAGATAGCTcaattctccagtaggaggtACTGCTCAGCCTATTGTTTAGTTTTTTGATAGTGGATATAATGTTGAAGATCTGATGTTTCAAATGTACAACTTCAACATATTTAatacaaggtttgtctatgttaaaaattggttaccatgatgacataattCTGTGGTTGAAAtgtcaccctcaaaacaacagttaacgttgattacttttttcaaatcaaatgtatttcccACATGGATTCCACATCACAAAACAttgacaaattacattgaaacaacgttgattcaaccagcttgtgcccagtgggatgtgtgCTAACAGATGGACATGTGTATAAAGAATGTATAATCCATATACACACAGGAGTGTGTgattctgtgttctctctccccctcacttttCTTCCTGTCATGTTACTGCCTGTGAGCTGTAATTACAGGGAGTGAAGAAGGTAGGGttgagaggggaacagagagagagggaaattgaGACGAGTGCTAGTGACGGAATGTGCAAGAAAAAAAGGAAGAGATATTTAGTTACATTCCATCATTCACCTTTAACCTAATACATTTTCAAATGACCAGGTGCACTCTGTCATGGCTGCTTCATGACTACCTGCCCGAGAGACAAGAAACTTTTGTTCCGGTTGCCTCGAGCTCAGACAATGATATTTATCCCCAGTATTGAGTGACCTGTTTAATGATTCTACAATGTGGCAGTAACTAGATGTGCTTTGGCATTCCAATAGAACTGTTCATGAAATTGTACTCCGGAAGAGGTTAACGGTTTAATTGACAtaagaacacatactgtacaaaggTCTATTTCCACCAGAAATACAGGTCATTGTCTATAGAAAATAACAGCAATAATAAAACCTAGTCCAAAGATAGACCTCACAGATTGTCTTGGTTGACTATTTGGACTTGTAACATTTGTACTAACACATAAGCATTCACACACAACCAATAAACATGTTTTATCAGCGAAGTAGTGATCAGTGAAATCACACACACATGTTTGTTTTTACTATCCTTGttgggaccaaacaattgattctcattcaaaatcatattttccctaaccctaattgtaacccaaACACCTATGTCTAAAATGGCCTTTTTTCTTGTGGGAACAAGCAACATTTCCTCCACTTACCTGAATTGTCCttattttactatccttgtgaggacttctgttccgcacaaggatagtaaaacacacacacacacaaacatataacCTATTGTGCAATAGCCAAGAAAACATTGTGTGAAGGCCAAGAATGTCATGTAGTATTTCAGAGGCAGACGCAGTTGAACATTTGAGTGGGTAAGGAATAGCTAAGGTTATGTTGTAGGACTAGGCCTAAAACAGGCAGCCTATAGGCAGAACCTAATAGAGAGGCCTACACTGTTAAATAAGCCTATATGTAGGCGTTGAATACAGAAATGTCAGTTGAGATCTCGTAATTTCTTCCCAGACTCTTTGGCATTTTTACAGCTGTACAGCCATTTTATAATCCTGGCATTGCGCTCAATAACCGATGTCCCCTGTCGAACAGTTTCATGCATCTCCTCTTCCAGTAATCCTTCGTTACTGTCCTCGCCACTATTCCGTGTGAACCCGTCATCTGACGTCGAGATGCTGACGCTTCGGATTTTATTGACACGTTCATCCGAACATGCGGAAAAGTTCTCTTTGCCCAAGGACTCTATGACTTCGCCATTCAGTCCGCAGTATTTGAAGAAGGCATCAAAATCGGCAAAGTTTTTGGAATATCTTGAGCTGATGTCAGAGTGAGAACGGCCAACCCCTTTGCGAGTCCTCCTCTGAACTTCCGCTACTCTTTTGTGAGTGGGTCTCTGCATCACACCTGGGGACACTTTTATGTCCGTCCATTCTTCATCTGTGGATAGAGATTGTGCTTCTGGCTGTATGGGTTTCGAATAGCCAGCCTTTGAATCACATTCCTTGGCAAGTCCTTCGGGTGTCGTAAATTTGGTATACATTTCCTCTGCCTCACATTCCTTACCTGATGCCTCAGGTAGTAAACTTCCCTTATCCAGAGAGCTGAGCAACAACCTGCGCCCCAAATTCAGTTTATTTTTTTCACGCGTCGATGCTTTCACAAGTTCACATTTCTGTCGGTACAGTAAAAGTGAGTCTCTTCTTTTGGAGCTCGTCCGATGCACCGCACTTTTGTCCTCCTGCGGCGAAGGCCCTCCTTGCACACTGCTTGTACCCGCAGGCGAATTCCTCCCACTGTTCCTACAGTTCATGTTGGAGCTCCGATTAGACGATCCGTTACTACTAACAGAAGCAGATCCGAAACTAACCACAGGCTCCTGTATCGAGTTGAACACCTGTTGACTTTTGACATACTGTTTTTTACTTGCGGCAAGCATCTCCACTGCGCTCATGCGTCCCGTCTCTTCGCTCTCCAGTTCCATCTGTTTCCGAAGGTATTCCGGACCCTTCTCTAGAATTCTAGTGGCATCTACACCTTTGTTAGTCATATTGTTGGTTTTTGCTTTCAAAACACTACCCTAGCAGGCATTCCAAAACTGTATTCAGGATGTAAACGGGTCCCACGTTACCAATCCACTGCTCAAATGTCCAGAAGCTCGAAGTAAGAACAATTCAATGTTCTACTGTACAAACAAGCTCGTGCCTTGTCCAAGCACGTACTAAAGCGGGAGTGTTCACCTTTCTGCTTAAACACATTACACAACTCCATCCTGTCTTGCGCAAGACCAGGTTGAACCAAACAAGTGGTATGCAAAGTACACCTGATCATCACCACAGTTTTTGATATgtaccccccaaaaatgtttcAACTGGTTACAAGTAAATAagttatttgttgttgttgagtaaACCTAACTACATTTGTTGAAACCAAATTTATGATTAAATGCCAACTGTTATATTTTATTATTAACAAATCTATATTTCATGTCAACACTCAACTTGCTTTCCCATTTGGTTAAACCTAACAAACAACATTGATACAAACTAATATTTAATGTTAATACAACccattttaaaaaatattttttaaattaatttgtattttttatcttcgcaggaggccttttaccttttggtaggccgtcattgtcaataagaatttgttcttaactgacttgcctagttaaataacggttaataaataaaagtaaaacaAATAAAAGTCGATTTTTCACTTTGGAGTTACCTATCCACATTTCTTTAATTGGGTTACAAGCAATTAGATACATTTCCTGTAAATAAAGATATTAAGTTGGTTCCATAACATGAACTAATTTCACGATTTACCAAATACATTCTTTATAATAGTTCAAATTTACTGGCTACAATATTCTAACCAAATGGTGCCAATCTCGTCAATGGAAACCTTTCCATGGTCTTTCATATCACATGCACTTATACAAATACATTTGTGATTCAGTGCTGGCAGAGTATAGGTATAAGCTTGATAATATTACAACATAACACTTTAACTGTAATGACATTCACATACTGAAAGCCACGCCTCCAACTCTTCTAATAGGATGCCTCTGCTTTATTGCCCCCACTGCTACGCAATGCAAATTAGCATGAGGTATTGAAAGCAATTTCACTCTTTCTGTAAAAATGTTATCACCTACATTTCCATTGGATGCAATGAAACCACCCGACTTTATATCCGGCAAATCCCATGCAGCGACATTAGAAGTTCCTGCAGCCATGTTACAAGTTCAAACACTTGAAGGCGTGATGTTCTGTTGTAGGTTATAGACCCTAGATTGACAGGTTTTAAATCCCCCCCAAATCATCGTTTTGAACTTCTAACTTGGTAGGAATTAATAACCCATTGGGCACAGAcctcaattcaacgtctattccacattggttcaacgtcatttcaTTGAATTGATGTGGacacaacgttgattcaaccagtgtgtgccaaGTGGGaaggaagggagtggtttgtgaCACACAAGAGCAACCGCGGGGTAACGCTCAATCTGATTGAATCAAGACCCTAATTTTAGAAAGATTAAAAGGGCTGGAGTACAGCAGGGTCTATCTGGAAACTAGTGACGCGTTGCCACTGATAAAACCAATCAAGTTTTTTGCATGGGTGTACTTGACTGGCAGCAGACTGGGCTGTGGGGGAAGTAGGCCAGGTACTGGTGGCAGCAGATTGGGCTGTGGGGGAAGTAGGCCAGGTACTGGTGGCAGTAGACCTGGCTGTGGGGGAAGTAGGCCAGGTACTGGTGGCAGCAGACTGGGCTGTGGGGGATGTAGGCCAGGTACTGGTGGCAGTAGACTGGTCTGTGGGGGAAGTAGGCCAGGTACTGGTGGC
This genomic window contains:
- the fam110c gene encoding protein FAM110C; its protein translation is MTNKGVDATRILEKGPEYLRKQMELESEETGRMSAVEMLAASKKQYVKSQQVFNSIQEPVVSFGSASVSSNGSSNRSSNMNCRNSGRNSPAGTSSVQGGPSPQEDKSAVHRTSSKRRDSLLLYRQKCELVKASTREKNKLNLGRRLLLSSLDKGSLLPEASGKECEAEEMYTKFTTPEGLAKECDSKAGYSKPIQPEAQSLSTDEEWTDIKVSPGVMQRPTHKRVAEVQRRTRKGVGRSHSDISSRYSKNFADFDAFFKYCGLNGEVIESLGKENFSACSDERVNKIRSVSISTSDDGFTRNSGEDSNEGLLEEEMHETVRQGTSVIERNARIIKWLYSCKNAKESGKKLRDLN